The genomic region AATTTGGGAGCCCTCATCTGGAGATGTTCTCCCAGTTTTAGCTACCAGTTCTAATGGCAGTGACCAGTAGCTTGCAGTTTTATAAAGAAATTGATGCATCATAAggatataattttaaaaatcttctcaTCAATCCTTCTgactttcttcctccctctggATTTGTTTTAGCCTGACACTGCTTCATttgaattttcacatttttcttccctctctctggCACTTTCTTTCTTAGGATCAccaaagcacaacaaaaaatagtaaaaaaaaaacaaaaaaaaaaaaactgctgttgGACTTCCAAGTTTGTGTGATAGAAAGACAGACAATTAAACAAACCAATTGAGAGTCTGGTAACAGATGAATAAAACATGCTTCAGTAAAAGAATCTGCCTAAGTGCAAAGTATCATTAGAATACATCTTGGCTGGAAAAGGGCTTCTTTCCTGTCAAAATCTCCCAGAGCCAGAAGAGCACTTGCAGACCACTATTACTAAAATAACCATCAAGGTGTTCAGAAAGCAGCTATCCACCTCAAAAATACAGGTTATCAAATGAAAGTCTATTTCCAAGTGCTTCAAACATGGAATTTTCTCAGCTGtaaattcaaaaggaaacaCATGTCTAGGAGCCTTATTATCATTTGAGGAGTTATTAGAGAACAGAAATCATCAAGAGATAGCACAATAGCATGTCTGGTTGAAAAgtacaaaccttttttttttttttttttgacaaataaaatatcaaaataaatccACTTCAGGCACATTCACATCCATTTTCATCAGCATTCTCGCAGGACTTTTATTGGCACAAATGATCATAGGAAGCAAACTTCATGCTGAAAGTGCTCTACCCACCTCTAAAGAGTAAGTTCATTAGGAAAGATTAATTGGGTGAAGGCATTATCTCCTCTGAGAGGTCTTTTTCATGTTGACACTTAATAGTGTTCAGTCTATTCAAGCTGACTCTGGAGTGCAACTTTCCACAGTCATTCTGAATAAGTAAAACACCACACTTCTGTGtcaactatttttatttccattgtaaAGAAATAACCATCCCTTACTCAAAGAAAGAGACATGCCgcagcagaggacagaaaatgaGGTGCCAGAGGTTCAAAGGACACATTATATCTACTGACATGACCTGCTCAGGGAACTTATCTACGAGCATCTCAAATCAGATGCACAGGCTGGGCTTCTAAGGCCACGTTCTGCCATTATCAAAGAGCCTCAGTCACTTTTTGGGCATCACAAAGGCCCTCTGCACATTTATCACTGAATAACAGCCTGGAAGAGAGATGCACGAAATCACGTTTTTTATAAGCATCTAAAAGCATTGTCTCCTGTTGACTTCATCTGACACCATCTGCACTTAGGGCTGAGAAGATTTAGAGCTTTTGCATTTgttgttaaaggaaaaagaaaagaaactttgcAACTCTTTGGAAAAGGATGACTTTGATGCTGGTGCTGTGTTTCTGAGCCTGGTCTTATGAAACTCAGACTTTGCTGGGGCTTTACtcctttttaaatgacattGCCATGTGCTAATTTTATATTTGTCCAAGCACTTTAAGCAGGACAGTCCTTCTGTACTGTGATCACAGCATCACCTAAGATTCTGTGGATATTgtaatttccttctgtttcaggTAATATTTATCTGACATGAGAAATGTcgcaggaataaaataaaaatttaaagaacTCAGGGTTTTCTATTGCTACTTAGCAGGCTGCACTTTATAaggcttttttaatttatatgatTATAACAGGAGAAATGTCTATCATTAGGGTTTTTGAACTGTTTGGATTCTAAATCTCCTTTTTCTATGTTTAAGAACTTGCCCCAAATTTTCGTTGCTCGAGCTGAAATTTCTCAACCTTTCTTTCATCATGACTGTATATTTCTCTggaatacttgaaaataaaggGCATAAACGGGATGGCTTTATGCTTATTCTTTTAcctgcaaagaaaatacaaatacttgGAAAAATTTTACTCTGATGGAAAAATTATTCATGAATTATTCATGAAGAATGCATGGGGTGCCCAAATATTTTCGTAATTCCTGATACAAACCTCAGCAAATTTTTCTAGGCAAatattgaaggaaaaagaatttcagcatctgtacttttatattttgcttcctGGTTGAAGTTTGCTTTAATCTTTTCAATACATGCTCCAGTATTTTACTGAGCTTGTCAGTTCATTGATGAGCTGCTAACATTTTCCAGTTCCTACACTATTTTCATCCCCAGTAATGTTCATGAGTAGAGAAGCCTTAATGTGCCTTACAAAGGCAAAACTTTTAGCCCCCAAGACTGAATACAGACCACATAAAAATCCAACTGTCCTTCATTGATAGCATAAAATAACTGCTTTCTCTCTTACCCCTATACCATGCAAGGAGAGTAATGCTATATCATTGAAATAGATGTTCTACTAACTTGAAATAAGGATAAAATCTGCAACtgttatatttagaaataatatttagaaataatgcGGTCTGGTCTTTGTAGGCATTCCTTTCACCCCAGAGCACTCATGGCAGCTTACTACGTGGTTATCCACAAGCTTGCTCCATCCAGAGCTGGGACAAGCTGTGCGGCTGACGGAGCAGGCACCGACCTGAGGATGCGCTGACCCAGCAAGGCGAGCGGAGCTAAGGCAGAGCGCTGTTATCCTGCCCGCCTGCTTGGCTTTGTTCCTCCAGCTCAGCATCTCAAACGTTTTCAGAGCCAGATCCGATCCGccggctgctgcagccctctcGTGGTCACCTCAAAGACCGACCTTCTGCGTGGGAAAACGGCATGTCTTAAACAGCACCAAAAATAGGTAATAAATAACATATTAAAGcgagaataaatatataaataaatggaataGGCACTTAGGATAGTATTTCCTCCAGGTGTACATGCAGGGATACTGTTAAATGACTTGTCCAAGAATCAAAAGAGAAATTACAGCTAAAGCATTAGGCAGCAGTGTTTTAATGGGGTGCCCTGTTTCATCTCCCTGGGCTGGCACTGAACAGCCTGCTTTGAAGTGCTCATTTTCTTTGAGcgtttatgcatttatttacaaagaCATGAGTAAATTTTCatctcactgatttttttctgagcatctGCTTACTGGAAATGCACCTATCTGCTCGGGAAACTGCGTGGAGGAGTGAAAGCCTAAGTGCTGTTGGGCTGGGGAAAATCTGGGGGAACTTAGCAAGTTGGTGGTTCTTTGGAGCTTGAAAAGCCAGCCTGATATTTGgcacatatatttttcttttaatttaaacacCATGTTTCTCTCTAGTATTTCACCATAAACAAGGACTGGCTTTCCTCCAGGAGTAGCCATGCTTCTCTCTAGCCAGTAATTTCACAGAAGGAGGCTTCTACAAGGTATGTAGTCATTCATCTACTTTTCATGCATGGAAGCAAGAGCACGCAGGCTATGTCTGTAGTCTCATCAGACATTGGGGTCCAAGACACTAAGCCCATGGTTGCATGCTCCCTGTATAATatgattgttttgtttaattgtgATGGAATTACTGCTACTGAAATCCTGAGGCAATTACTAGTAGCTCTCATACTTCACAGCCCTTCAAACTACCAGCAATGATGCCAAAAAATGAGACACTCCTCTTACCTGACAAAATTATGATCAGGAGTTTACCCTGGTGGTCGAGGCAACTGTGGAAAAATTTGATGGTATTAGGAGTATCTTCCACATGGTACAGCATCTGGAAGGGAGAGTTTCATGCAGCCATTACTCCTCCTGTGTGGTGCAAGTGCCCTGCAAGGGTTTAGGCCCTCTCTATAAAGCTGGTGCTTTACACGACTTCCCCATCGCTTCCCGCCCAGTGCCGCCCTTCAGGCCCAGCAGTGTTGTGGCTGCAAGATGTGTGCATCCCTTTAATCAGTTTTTAGGCAAGTTCTTCACTATCTTTGCTGACTTCCCACGGCTGAAGCCCCTGTGTGAGAGTGCAGATACAGATAGAGATGTTCACTAACATTTCCATTCAATGCCATCAGAATTATTCTGATGAGGTCAAAAAACTCCAGCTTTTGAAGTGGCAAAGCATAACTGTTGGTCTCTGTGTGATGTTGAATGTGTCTGTCCAACAGTCCTGTTTTATTACCCACCATACAGTTAAACCAGTGAAAACCAGAGACCAAAACCTGGGTGGATCAAGAATGAGGTTTAATATTTgtacagctgctgcagaagctgttGTTTGCTGGAGAGCTGTGTTCATCCCGTCCCCCCAACATCCAGCAGGAGGTAGTGCTGAAATGTAAAacttgtatattaaaaaaatatttccttaccTGAATCATATGTATGAAGTCAAATTTCTTGTttatgcatttctctttcaccTGTTGTTCATACTCTGAGCAAGTGAGCTGGTGCCAAATAAAGGAGACACCCTGCAGATCTGGAGCTTGATTAACTAGCTCTGtttaaaaagtagaagaaaaaaaaatcacagaacagcagaaCAAATCATCATACAAATCAATGGTACTGGCTGTACCCCAGGCTGTGGAGGTGGCCCAAAGAGCCTCACCTTTGTAAGCAGCCACATGCTGTGGGTTGGGCTCTACGATTTCATTGTTAATAAGGACCCCTGGATGTGCAGCCTGCAGGATCCTGATCATTTTCAAATCCTGTTCACCTATTCAATAAACacaaattcattatttaaaaaaaaaaacttgaatgGTGATGAAAGGATGCCAGTGCACCTACTGCTCAGCAATCCCCAAAGCAGAAGCGAGGCATTTTTTACCTTGCATGGTGGCATCTCAGACAGTAACAGCCTTATCACGATGTCTAACTGCTCGAGTTAAC from Aythya fuligula isolate bAytFul2 chromosome 6, bAytFul2.pri, whole genome shotgun sequence harbors:
- the LOC116490659 gene encoding carnosine N-methyltransferase 2-like, producing MQLHKSVQVLQITEVLYFPYRNRFPSMNFEAEILAAPHDNSELYVVPSMRSLMAEEYVEAFKSFLDHSTEHQCMDEFNKEEMPHIMAGLGNRKSTINVLGVGSSTGEQDLKMIRILQAAHPGVLINNEIVEPNPQHVAAYKELVNQAPDLQGVSFIWHQLTCSEYEQQVKEKCINKKFDFIHMIQMLYHVEDTPNTIKFFHSCLDHQGKLLIIILSGCYSVINVQRAFVMPKK